The Patescibacteria group bacterium genome contains a region encoding:
- a CDS encoding DeoR family transcriptional regulator has translation MDKNRVIEAINELYRLTLLFPKKEPLRFKMREIADEILANFVTYFNSSPNTQNPETVKSSHSLFEVLDSFFEVAKQQNWVKPIDVLNLQDEYRAIEQEIKKEVKQAETINSKEPEPQKQELEEPGVIQMPALQVEAVKIPEKIIDVEQSKAEVSERQKVILDILKQKEGVQVWEVKDSFPDISKRTLRRDFRKLLEDGLVEREGERNTTFYKLKSDRT, from the coding sequence ATGGACAAAAATAGAGTTATTGAAGCAATCAATGAACTGTATAGATTAACCTTACTTTTTCCAAAAAAAGAGCCTTTAAGATTTAAGATGAGAGAAATTGCTGATGAGATTTTAGCTAATTTTGTTACTTATTTTAATTCTTCTCCAAATACTCAAAATCCAGAAACTGTTAAAAGTTCCCATAGCTTGTTTGAAGTTCTTGATAGTTTTTTTGAAGTTGCAAAACAACAAAATTGGGTTAAGCCAATTGATGTTTTAAATCTTCAGGACGAATATAGGGCTATAGAACAAGAAATTAAAAAAGAGGTTAAACAAGCTGAAACTATTAATAGCAAAGAACCAGAACCACAAAAACAAGAGCTTGAAGAGCCTGGCGTTATTCAGATGCCAGCACTTCAGGTTGAAGCTGTTAAAATACCTGAAAAAATCATTGATGTAGAGCAGAGCAAAGCAGAAGTAAGTGAGCGCCAAAAAGTGATTTTAGATATATTAAAGCAAAAAGAAGGTGTGCAGGTTTGGGAGGTTAAAGATTCTTTTCCAGACATAAGTAAAAGAACCTTGCGCAGAGATTTTAGGAAATTGCTTGAAGATGGGTTAGTTGAAAGAGAGGGGGAGAGAAACACTACTTTTTATAAGCTTAAAAGTGATAGGACATAG
- a CDS encoding RNA polymerase sigma factor has translation MGNPKKLFSQIYDTYIGKIYKFVFLKVNSQEIAEDLTSEAFSRTWVVFKEKQEEIKNVRAFLYKTANNLVIDHYREKAKTNTISIDSHSIFGIADPRQDLEKNILINSDMEVVKHALLDLKKDYQNIVIWRYLEDFSITEISELLNRSESATRVLLHRALKALKERAKQV, from the coding sequence ATGGGAAATCCCAAAAAATTATTTAGTCAAATATACGATACTTATATTGGCAAAATATATAAGTTTGTGTTTTTAAAGGTAAATTCTCAGGAAATTGCTGAAGATTTGACTTCTGAGGCATTTTCAAGGACATGGGTTGTTTTTAAAGAAAAACAAGAAGAAATCAAGAATGTCCGAGCTTTTTTATATAAAACAGCGAATAATTTAGTTATTGACCATTATCGGGAAAAAGCAAAGACTAATACAATATCAATAGATAGCCATAGTATTTTTGGGATTGCTGATCCAAGACAAGATTTAGAAAAAAATATCCTAATTAATTCAGATATGGAGGTTGTAAAGCATGCTTTGCTTGATTTAAAAAAAGACTATCAAAATATTGTTATTTGGCGCTATTTAGAAGATTTTTCTATAACTGAAATATCAGAACTTTTGAACAGGTCAGAATCAGCGACAAGAGTACTGCTTCACAGGGCTTTAAAAGCTTTAAAAGAAAGAGCAAAACAGGTGTAA